One genomic segment of Geitlerinema sp. PCC 9228 includes these proteins:
- the def gene encoding peptide deformylase translates to MTSTVLVEKKKLDAPPLNLHYLGDKVLRQSCKRVSKVDQNTRKFAKELLQTMYSSDGIGLAAPQVGTLRQMLVVDCEPDNAATPPKILINPVIKRHTKDTIVGPEGCLSIPGVYLDVERYAAVEVAYKDEYGRPQKLLAKDLLGRAIQHEMDHLSGIMFVDRIDNSLVLAEELSKHGFSASDVQPIS, encoded by the coding sequence ATGACTTCCACCGTCCTCGTTGAAAAGAAAAAACTAGATGCACCGCCTCTCAACCTACACTACCTAGGTGACAAAGTTTTGCGTCAATCTTGCAAACGTGTTTCTAAAGTTGACCAAAACACCCGCAAATTTGCCAAGGAATTGCTGCAAACCATGTACAGTTCCGATGGCATCGGTTTAGCAGCGCCCCAAGTAGGAACTCTGAGACAGATGTTGGTGGTAGACTGCGAACCAGACAACGCAGCTACCCCACCCAAGATTCTCATTAATCCCGTTATCAAACGCCATACCAAGGATACCATTGTGGGTCCGGAAGGTTGTCTGAGCATTCCTGGAGTTTATTTGGATGTAGAACGATACGCTGCAGTGGAAGTGGCGTATAAGGACGAATACGGTCGTCCACAGAAATTGCTGGCAAAAGACTTGCTAGGTCGTGCTATCCAACACGAAATGGATCACTTGAGTGGAATTATGTTTGTCGATCGCATTGATAATTCCCTAGTATTAGCAGAAGAACTAAGCAAGCATGGGTTCTCCGCCAGCGACGTGCAACCCATTTCCTAG